The following coding sequences lie in one Deltaproteobacteria bacterium genomic window:
- a CDS encoding TetR/AcrR family transcriptional regulator, whose amino-acid sequence MASRLRRRNLGAKARPLAAGAAAGRGRPRSMVAERAILEATLELLAQNGISGFSVEAVATRAGVGKATIYRRWSSKLPLVVDAITTLPELQLPDSGTLRGDFRQALGNLVTILRSSPLGRVLPQLVAEHGGDRDLDHVVGRYLERRRAPLVEIARRGLSRGELPAGCDADMLVDLLVGPIVNRLLFSRRPVGAAFIDLVIATVLDSAAGHRRGRSSARPLKR is encoded by the coding sequence ATGGCATCTCGGTTGCGAAGGCGAAACCTCGGCGCGAAAGCGCGGCCGCTAGCGGCGGGCGCCGCGGCCGGGCGGGGGCGGCCGCGCAGCATGGTGGCGGAGCGGGCCATCCTGGAGGCCACGCTTGAACTGCTGGCGCAAAACGGCATCTCCGGCTTCTCGGTCGAAGCGGTCGCCACGCGTGCCGGTGTCGGCAAAGCCACGATCTATCGGCGCTGGTCGTCGAAGCTGCCGCTGGTGGTTGACGCGATCACGACGTTGCCCGAGCTGCAGCTGCCCGACAGCGGTACGCTGCGGGGCGATTTCCGCCAGGCGCTGGGCAACCTGGTCACGATCCTGCGATCGTCGCCGCTCGGCCGGGTCCTGCCGCAGCTGGTCGCGGAGCACGGCGGCGACCGTGACCTTGATCACGTGGTTGGCCGTTACCTGGAGCGGCGGCGGGCGCCGCTGGTCGAGATCGCGCGCCGCGGCCTCAGCCGCGGCGAACTACCCGCCGGCTGTGATGCCGACATGCTGGTCGATCTTCTCGTCGGCCCGATCGTTAATCGCTTGCTCTTCTCCCGCCGCCCGGTCGGCGCTGCCTTCATCGACTTGGTGATCGCTACGGTGCTCGACAGCGCTGCCGGTCACCGGCGGGGCCGCTCAAGTGCCCGCCCGTTGAAAAGGTGA
- a CDS encoding LLM class F420-dependent oxidoreductase, whose translation MKFWQSIAFAEADQLIEVAKICEDVGFDGVMISEHLLHVEQLQSRYPYSADGKPPSFTAATPWPECWSLIATLAAVTKRLRFVTNVFILPLHHPIEVAKAVASVASFFDGRVILGAGSGWMKEEFDILGVDFSTRGKRFDESIEVLRKLWSGAVVEHHGRFFDFPPVKMCPVPRTPVPIYIGGMSAAALRRTARLGDGWLGAGQTPEQASATAAELMQLRRAAGRGNDAFDIVTPLTVPPEIDAIKRLQDAGVSGTVSYPFSFTIGPTSTIAQKRAYLESYADKIIAKMKGTG comes from the coding sequence ATGAAGTTCTGGCAGTCGATTGCGTTTGCCGAAGCCGATCAACTCATTGAAGTAGCCAAGATCTGCGAGGATGTCGGCTTCGATGGCGTGATGATCTCCGAGCACCTGCTTCATGTCGAGCAGTTGCAGTCACGCTATCCGTATTCCGCCGACGGCAAGCCGCCCTCGTTCACTGCCGCGACCCCGTGGCCGGAGTGCTGGTCGCTGATTGCGACTTTGGCCGCGGTGACCAAGCGGCTGCGCTTCGTCACCAATGTCTTCATCCTGCCGTTGCACCATCCGATTGAGGTGGCCAAGGCGGTCGCCAGTGTCGCCTCGTTTTTCGACGGCCGAGTCATCCTCGGCGCGGGCTCGGGCTGGATGAAGGAGGAGTTCGATATTCTCGGCGTCGACTTCAGTACTCGCGGCAAGCGCTTCGACGAGTCGATCGAGGTGCTGCGCAAGCTCTGGAGCGGCGCGGTGGTTGAGCATCACGGCCGGTTCTTCGACTTTCCGCCCGTCAAGATGTGCCCGGTGCCGCGGACGCCGGTGCCGATATACATCGGCGGCATGAGCGCCGCGGCCCTGCGCCGCACCGCGCGCCTGGGCGACGGCTGGCTCGGCGCGGGCCAAACCCCGGAGCAGGCCAGCGCCACCGCCGCCGAACTCATGCAACTGCGCCGAGCCGCGGGCCGCGGCAACGACGCCTTCGACATTGTCACTCCGCTGACCGTGCCGCCCGAGATCGACGCGATCAAGCGCCTCCAAGATGCCGGCGTCAGTGGCACGGTCAGCTATCCCTTCAGCTTCACCATCGGCCCGACCTCGACCATCGCACAAAAGCGGGCCTACCTCGAAAGCTACGCCGACAAGATCATCGCCAAAATGAAGGGCACGGGCTGA
- a CDS encoding cobalamin B12-binding domain-containing protein — MSVTIQEIYDAVWQLKKSKAFELVTRGLQAGLDPVEMLQKGVIAGLRVVGDKFGAKEYFLAELVMGGKVAEPCIELIKPHLPPNAEGKQGTVVIGAVKGDLHTIGYGLVSTQLELAGFEVHKLGIDLDSKYFIQKAEEHHADIIGLSAFLVTTIPYCPEVIGYLQDMGLRDKYKVIIGGTECTADKADAMDADGWALNAVAAVPLCQQLMGKDVGEEARLATGYSHPWWYNARRS; from the coding sequence ATGAGCGTTACCATTCAAGAGATCTACGACGCCGTCTGGCAGCTCAAGAAGAGCAAGGCTTTTGAGCTGGTGACAAGGGGCCTGCAAGCAGGGCTCGACCCGGTCGAGATGTTACAGAAAGGCGTGATCGCCGGACTGCGGGTGGTCGGCGACAAGTTCGGCGCCAAGGAATACTTCCTCGCCGAGCTGGTGATGGGCGGCAAAGTCGCCGAGCCGTGCATCGAGCTGATCAAGCCGCATCTGCCGCCGAACGCCGAAGGCAAGCAGGGCACGGTTGTGATCGGTGCGGTCAAGGGCGACCTGCACACCATCGGTTACGGTCTGGTCTCCACCCAGCTCGAACTGGCCGGTTTCGAGGTGCACAAGCTGGGGATCGATCTCGATTCCAAGTACTTCATCCAGAAAGCCGAAGAGCACCACGCCGACATCATCGGGCTGTCGGCCTTTCTAGTCACCACGATTCCCTATTGCCCGGAAGTAATCGGCTACCTCCAGGACATGGGACTGCGGGACAAGTACAAGGTGATCATCGGCGGCACCGAATGCACCGCGGACAAGGCCGACGCCATGGATGCCGACGGCTGGGCCCTCAACGCCGTCGCCGCTGTCCCGCTGTGCCAGCAGCTGATGGGCAAGGACGTTGGTGAGGAAGCGCGGCTGGCGACCGGTTACAGTCATCCGTGGTGGTACAACGCGCGGCGGAGTTGA
- a CDS encoding monomethylamine:corrinoid methyltransferase: MIPIMDFQDRSVKGPVMKADDFDLEFAFKVRDLVAEYEIKYDPEQLVVDDRTADAVFHAAVDLLADVGLYHMSTERVVKYSKEEIRQLAQESRDNPACVTLGKHPDKMTLRYRKGSDAWAPTNYAGPAGVAEKDWFIPYVQSLAQEECVQGLGICPGLARLDAISPKAGTLTEVHVALWEQEALREALKRAGRLHLNLGLLCTASTPSATMAVMNSGYRDAYNTQIGIHIMPEQKLSWNPLLLAQYCEIRGIEPWQSSMSCIGGLCRDGAEVAVTMVANALGQLSYAHGGTMSFFPSHLDGTWATRDSHWAFSGAARACERHLGLAVGTSISGDVKVWRTPVTLWQSASVVAVYVASGLSYAWIAGHTGLEARLIDRMLKACTGLSPTAANELAQKIMLRVDELLPAVQKPVPFTQAYDLQTVQPRPEYEAGLLRVMDELSRLGMPLN, encoded by the coding sequence ATGATCCCGATTATGGATTTCCAGGACCGGTCAGTGAAAGGCCCGGTAATGAAAGCCGACGACTTCGACTTGGAGTTCGCCTTCAAGGTGCGCGATCTGGTGGCGGAGTATGAGATCAAGTACGACCCCGAGCAGCTGGTCGTCGATGATCGCACCGCCGACGCCGTGTTCCATGCCGCGGTCGACTTGCTCGCCGACGTCGGCCTCTACCACATGAGCACCGAGCGGGTGGTGAAGTACAGCAAGGAAGAAATTCGGCAGCTGGCCCAGGAGTCGCGCGACAATCCCGCCTGCGTCACACTCGGTAAGCATCCCGACAAGATGACGTTGCGCTACCGCAAAGGCAGCGACGCCTGGGCGCCGACGAACTACGCCGGCCCGGCCGGAGTGGCGGAGAAGGACTGGTTCATCCCCTACGTCCAGTCGCTGGCGCAGGAGGAGTGCGTCCAAGGCCTCGGCATCTGCCCGGGGCTGGCTCGGCTCGACGCCATTAGTCCGAAGGCGGGCACTTTGACCGAAGTCCACGTGGCCCTGTGGGAGCAGGAGGCGTTGCGCGAGGCGCTCAAGCGCGCCGGCCGCTTGCATCTCAATCTCGGCCTGCTCTGCACCGCCAGCACGCCCAGCGCCACGATGGCAGTGATGAACTCCGGCTACCGCGATGCTTACAACACCCAGATCGGCATCCACATCATGCCCGAGCAGAAGCTCAGCTGGAACCCGTTGTTACTGGCGCAATACTGCGAGATTAGGGGCATCGAGCCGTGGCAGAGCTCGATGTCGTGCATCGGCGGCCTCTGTCGCGACGGCGCGGAAGTGGCCGTGACCATGGTTGCCAACGCGCTCGGGCAGCTCAGCTATGCGCATGGCGGCACCATGAGCTTCTTCCCCAGCCACCTCGACGGCACCTGGGCAACGCGCGACTCGCACTGGGCCTTCAGCGGCGCCGCCCGCGCCTGCGAGCGCCACTTGGGTCTCGCCGTCGGCACTTCGATCTCGGGCGACGTCAAGGTCTGGCGCACGCCGGTCACGCTGTGGCAATCGGCGAGCGTAGTGGCGGTGTACGTCGCCAGCGGACTGTCCTACGCCTGGATTGCCGGCCACACCGGCCTCGAAGCGCGGTTGATCGACCGAATGCTGAAGGCGTGCACCGGCCTGTCGCCCACCGCCGCCAACGAGTTGGCCCAGAAGATCATGCTCCGGGTGGATGAGCTGCTGCCGGCGGTGCAGAAACCGGTGCCGTTCACCCAGGCCTACGACCTCCAGACGGTGCAGCCCAGGCCCGAGTACGAGGCCGGGCTGCTGCGGGTGATGGACGAGCTGTCGCGGCTGGGCATGCCCCTGAACTAG
- a CDS encoding CoA-binding protein, whose product MASAHETFWTNASFAFVGHSAKKGFPRISYGEAKKGGKKVFAVDPSVDRIDGDKTYPDLHSLPEKVDAAVLEVPREETLEAVRQVADAGIKNVWVHMNRDTPEALAFARERGLNILTGTCAVMYVAQGASYHSIHKWLNKFLGKY is encoded by the coding sequence ATGGCCTCGGCACATGAAACGTTCTGGACCAATGCGAGCTTCGCTTTCGTCGGCCACTCGGCCAAGAAAGGCTTCCCGCGCATCAGCTACGGCGAAGCCAAGAAGGGCGGCAAGAAGGTGTTCGCCGTCGATCCCTCGGTCGACCGGATCGACGGCGACAAAACCTATCCGGACCTGCACTCACTGCCGGAGAAGGTGGATGCCGCCGTGCTCGAAGTACCGCGAGAGGAAACGCTCGAAGCGGTGCGACAAGTGGCGGATGCGGGCATCAAGAACGTCTGGGTGCATATGAACCGCGACACGCCCGAGGCGCTGGCCTTCGCCCGGGAACGTGGCCTGAACATCCTGACCGGCACCTGTGCGGTGATGTACGTCGCCCAAGGCGCCTCCTATCACTCGATCCACAAGTGGCTGAACAAGTTCCTCGGCAAGTACTGA
- a CDS encoding 2-oxo acid dehydrogenase subunit E2 — MPIEVVMPKFGLTMQEGTIQQWFKAEGESIAAGQPLFEVETEKVLYQVEAPASGVVAKLLYPAEATAPCARVVAVIAQPGEDPLAIAANYASATPAPIVPAPSARGTASAPPAAPNRTPAATPVARKLAKEHGLDLAAIQGSGPGGRITREDVEAAISAPRSAAAAAQPLKGMRKNIAERMLKSLHSSAQLTITTEADVTAMVRRHAELKAQFALTYTDLIIEAVAGALRSHPRLGVTVAGDAIQSHTDINIGIAVALDDGLIAPVIRKADQKSLPQIAEQTRLLAGKARAGTLGVEEVSGGTFTITNLGMYGVDAFTPIINQPQVAILGVGRVVEKPAVFDGQIAIRSLLTLSLTFDHRIVDGAPAAAFLRAVVERLSN, encoded by the coding sequence ATGCCGATCGAAGTCGTCATGCCGAAGTTCGGCCTGACCATGCAGGAAGGAACGATCCAGCAGTGGTTCAAGGCCGAGGGCGAGAGCATCGCGGCCGGGCAGCCGCTGTTCGAGGTCGAGACCGAGAAGGTCTTGTATCAAGTCGAGGCGCCGGCCAGTGGCGTGGTGGCCAAGCTGTTGTACCCGGCGGAAGCGACGGCGCCTTGTGCCCGGGTGGTGGCGGTGATCGCGCAGCCTGGGGAAGACCCCTTGGCGATCGCGGCGAACTACGCGAGCGCGACACCGGCACCGATAGTACCGGCGCCTAGTGCGCGCGGAACGGCTTCGGCACCTCCAGCCGCTCCCAACCGGACGCCGGCGGCCACGCCGGTGGCGCGCAAGCTCGCCAAAGAACACGGGCTCGATCTTGCCGCGATTCAAGGCAGCGGCCCGGGCGGTCGCATCACCCGCGAGGACGTCGAGGCCGCGATCTCGGCGCCGCGCTCGGCGGCAGCGGCGGCTCAGCCGCTCAAGGGCATGCGTAAGAACATCGCCGAGCGCATGCTCAAGAGCCTGCACTCCAGCGCCCAGCTGACGATCACCACCGAGGCGGATGTCACTGCCATGGTGCGACGCCACGCCGAGCTCAAAGCCCAATTCGCCCTCACCTACACCGACTTGATCATCGAAGCCGTGGCGGGCGCGCTGCGCTCTCATCCGCGACTCGGCGTCACCGTCGCGGGCGATGCGATTCAGTCACACACAGATATCAACATCGGTATTGCGGTTGCGCTCGACGACGGCCTGATTGCGCCGGTGATCCGCAAGGCCGATCAGAAATCGTTGCCGCAGATCGCCGAGCAGACGCGCCTGCTCGCCGGCAAGGCGCGCGCCGGCACGCTCGGCGTCGAGGAAGTCAGCGGCGGCACCTTTACCATCACCAACCTCGGCATGTACGGGGTGGATGCATTCACCCCCATCATCAACCAGCCCCAGGTAGCCATCCTCGGCGTTGGCCGGGTAGTGGAAAAGCCGGCCGTTTTCGATGGCCAGATCGCGATTCGCTCGTTGTTGACCCTGAGCCTGACGTTCGATCACCGCATCGTCGACGGCGCGCCGGCCGCGGCCTTCTTGCGCGCCGTGGTCGAGCGGCTGAGTAATTAG
- a CDS encoding alpha-ketoacid dehydrogenase subunit beta, translating into MPEIGFVEAIRQALAEEMERDPTVFIMGEDVKVGAFAATRGLYEKFGAARVRNTPISEAGIAGAGVGAAMAGMRPVVEIEFASFFYCCFDQVCNQAGKLRYMSGGQARMPITFRCVYGAMGSAAAQHSEVVYPQFLSAPGLKIAIPSGAAEMKGLLKAAIRDDDPVLVFEHGRLGFTRGEVPAGDVIMPLGKGAVKRAGNDVTIIAVGAMVPKALAVAEELEKEGIGIAVWDPRTLVPLDEDGMLEVVANTGRVVIADEGHRRGGAAGDLAAIIIDQGFDYLNAPIKRVTALDVPIPFSPPLESYVLPDEEKLKAAVREIMA; encoded by the coding sequence ATGCCGGAAATCGGATTTGTTGAGGCCATTCGTCAAGCCCTGGCCGAGGAGATGGAGCGCGACCCGACCGTGTTCATCATGGGCGAGGACGTGAAGGTCGGGGCCTTCGCCGCTACCCGGGGCTTGTATGAGAAGTTCGGTGCCGCACGCGTGCGCAACACGCCCATCTCCGAGGCCGGCATCGCCGGCGCCGGTGTCGGAGCGGCGATGGCGGGCATGCGGCCGGTGGTCGAGATCGAGTTCGCCAGCTTCTTCTATTGCTGTTTCGATCAGGTCTGCAATCAGGCCGGCAAACTCCGCTACATGTCCGGCGGGCAGGCGCGCATGCCGATCACCTTCCGCTGCGTCTACGGCGCGATGGGGTCGGCGGCGGCGCAGCATTCCGAGGTGGTGTATCCGCAGTTCCTCTCCGCCCCCGGCCTGAAGATCGCGATCCCGTCGGGCGCCGCTGAGATGAAAGGCTTGCTCAAGGCGGCGATTCGCGACGACGACCCGGTGCTGGTGTTCGAGCACGGCCGGCTCGGGTTCACTCGTGGTGAAGTCCCCGCCGGCGATGTCATCATGCCGCTGGGAAAAGGGGCGGTGAAACGCGCGGGCAACGACGTCACTATCATCGCCGTCGGCGCGATGGTGCCCAAGGCCCTCGCCGTCGCCGAGGAGCTCGAAAAGGAAGGCATCGGCATCGCGGTGTGGGATCCGCGCACCCTGGTGCCGCTGGATGAAGACGGCATGCTCGAAGTGGTGGCCAACACCGGCCGCGTGGTCATCGCCGACGAGGGCCACCGCCGCGGCGGCGCCGCCGGTGACCTGGCGGCCATCATCATCGACCAGGGCTTCGATTACCTCAACGCGCCGATCAAGCGCGTTACCGCCCTCGATGTGCCGATCCCGTTCAGCCCGCCGCTGGAGAGCTACGTGCTGCCGGACGAGGAGAAGCTGAAGGCGGCGGTGCGCGAGATCATGGCCTGA
- a CDS encoding thiamine pyrophosphate-dependent dehydrogenase E1 component subunit alpha: MDASAVPKEKLLSLYRTMVTNRRFEETLSNLFFQGQIPGFVHVSIGEEAVPAGVCAVLTDKDYITTTHRGHGHVLAKGAQLKPMMAELLGKRTGYCKGKGGSMHIVSYSLGIFGANGIVGGGLPIATGAALASSLRGNDAVAVAFFGDGASNEGTFHESLNLASLWKLPVIYVCQNNGYGEFTATADSTSVKDIAVRAQGYDMPGVIVDGNDVLAVYEAAKTAVERAKRGQGPTLIEAKTYRWEGHVVGEQAFVPDYRPPEEIAAAKQRCPIQLFAKQLADTGFVEPAELERIAGEVERALEEAVAFAQASPFPEVESALEDVFANP, encoded by the coding sequence ATGGACGCATCCGCAGTACCGAAGGAGAAACTGCTCAGCCTCTACCGCACCATGGTCACCAACCGGCGGTTCGAGGAGACCCTTTCCAACTTGTTCTTTCAGGGACAAATCCCCGGCTTCGTCCACGTATCGATCGGCGAGGAAGCGGTGCCGGCCGGCGTCTGCGCCGTACTGACGGACAAGGACTACATCACCACCACCCACCGCGGGCACGGGCACGTACTGGCCAAAGGCGCGCAGCTCAAGCCGATGATGGCCGAGCTGTTGGGCAAGCGCACCGGCTACTGCAAGGGCAAGGGCGGCTCGATGCACATCGTCAGTTACAGCCTCGGCATCTTCGGCGCCAACGGCATCGTCGGCGGCGGTCTCCCGATCGCCACCGGCGCCGCCCTGGCCTCCAGCTTGCGCGGCAATGACGCGGTGGCGGTGGCCTTCTTCGGTGACGGGGCCTCGAACGAAGGCACGTTCCACGAATCACTCAACCTCGCCAGCCTGTGGAAACTGCCGGTTATCTACGTCTGCCAGAACAACGGCTACGGTGAGTTCACGGCCACGGCCGACTCGACCTCGGTCAAGGACATCGCCGTGCGCGCCCAAGGCTACGACATGCCGGGAGTGATCGTCGACGGCAATGACGTGCTCGCCGTCTACGAGGCCGCCAAGACCGCCGTCGAGCGCGCCAAGCGCGGCCAAGGCCCGACGCTGATCGAGGCCAAGACCTATCGCTGGGAGGGACACGTCGTCGGCGAGCAGGCCTTCGTGCCGGATTACCGGCCCCCGGAAGAAATCGCGGCGGCCAAACAGCGCTGTCCGATCCAGCTGTTCGCCAAGCAACTGGCCGACACCGGTTTTGTCGAGCCAGCCGAGCTCGAACGCATTGCCGGCGAAGTCGAGCGCGCCCTCGAAGAGGCGGTGGCCTTCGCGCAAGCGAGCCCGTTCCCCGAGGTCGAGTCGGCGCTGGAGGACGTGTTCGCCAACCCCTAG
- the rodA gene encoding rod shape-determining protein RodA: MLKIDRRLIVHFDWALLALVLLILVCGVATVLSATYTPERLVSAVVVRQLVWAALGLLATLVAVSFDYRRLESWAYVIYAGALLLLLLVPVLGAVGGGSRRWLTFGPVSIQPSEFMKLALVVALARWLHRLAGDQPLPLAAAVVPAVLFAPAGWLVLKQPDLGTALVLGLSSASLILLAGFRIRYVALTVAVIAPALPYLWAHLKPYQKQRLVMFLDPMADPLGAGYHVIQSEIAIGSGQWWGKGFLHGTQSRLNFLPEQHTDFIFSVFAEEWGFIGALALLALYLALLLRCFLVASRAKDNFGTLLAFGVAATIFWQVLINLGMATGSLPVVGITLPFFSYGGSSLLALMIGVGLLINVSMRRYTF, encoded by the coding sequence ATGCTCAAGATCGATCGGCGGCTGATCGTCCACTTTGATTGGGCGTTGCTAGCGCTGGTGCTGCTGATCCTCGTCTGCGGGGTTGCCACCGTGCTGAGCGCCACCTACACCCCAGAGCGCCTGGTCAGCGCGGTGGTGGTGCGGCAGCTGGTGTGGGCGGCGCTGGGCCTCTTGGCTACGCTCGTGGCCGTGAGCTTCGACTACCGGCGCTTGGAAAGCTGGGCCTACGTCATTTACGCCGGGGCCCTGCTGCTGCTGCTGCTCGTGCCCGTGCTCGGGGCCGTCGGCGGCGGCTCGCGGCGCTGGTTGACCTTCGGCCCGGTGTCGATCCAGCCCTCGGAGTTCATGAAGCTGGCGCTGGTGGTGGCGCTGGCGCGCTGGCTGCACCGGCTGGCCGGTGATCAGCCGTTGCCGTTGGCAGCGGCCGTCGTGCCCGCGGTCTTGTTCGCACCTGCGGGCTGGCTGGTGCTCAAACAACCCGATCTGGGCACGGCGTTGGTGCTGGGCTTGTCGTCGGCCAGTCTGATCTTGTTGGCGGGGTTCCGCATTCGCTACGTGGCCTTGACGGTGGCGGTGATCGCGCCGGCGCTGCCGTACCTCTGGGCCCATCTCAAGCCCTATCAGAAGCAACGTCTGGTCATGTTCCTCGACCCCATGGCCGATCCGCTGGGCGCGGGTTACCACGTCATTCAGTCGGAGATCGCCATCGGTTCCGGCCAGTGGTGGGGCAAGGGCTTCCTGCACGGCACCCAGAGCCGGCTCAATTTCCTGCCCGAGCAGCACACCGACTTCATCTTCTCGGTGTTTGCCGAGGAGTGGGGCTTTATCGGCGCGCTGGCGTTGCTCGCTCTCTATCTGGCGCTGCTGCTGCGCTGCTTTCTGGTCGCCAGCCGTGCCAAAGACAACTTCGGTACCCTGCTCGCCTTCGGCGTTGCCGCCACCATCTTCTGGCAGGTCTTGATCAACCTGGGCATGGCTACCGGATCACTGCCAGTGGTCGGCATCACCCTGCCGTTTTTCAGTTACGGCGGTTCGTCGCTGCTGGCGTTGATGATCGGCGTCGGCTTGCTGATCAACGTCAGCATGCGCCGCTACACTTTCTGA
- the mrdA gene encoding penicillin-binding protein 2 has protein sequence MIPLAQRETPLALRRRLAGFLAFAVLGLCALLGRLWLLQVIQGEEKRLLSENNRIRLHRVHATRGTVLDRNGQVLVDSRPSFDAVLVPEDSSNLALTIENLAQLLGQGSADTNAVLQQAKGRPAFQEIVVKRDVDWNDLIAIETHQLDLPGVSLAITPRRSYPLGGSLAHLLGYVGEVSEKEMAADPQYRMGDLIGKTGLERGWEKQLRGVNGGQQIEVDAVGRKLRVLREVEEVPGNTVTLTVDLALQQATEQALGDRDGAIVALDPNTGEILSYVNHPSYDPNVFAHGISAQQWRGFTQDAHHPLTNRAVQGQYPPGSTFKIVMAVAALEEGLVNPFTTINCGGGVQFGGHFFRCWKKGGHGGVNLHEALVQSCDVFFYQLAQRMSVDTIARYARAFGLGLPTGIALEHEKAGTIPDTAWKRRRFGQPWYAGETLSVAIGQGYVTATPLQMANLIATMATGVRYRPYFVKHVATLDGDVLEETEPERVQVLKLRETTLKQVRDALRDVVQSERGTGKKARLKRVEAAGKTGTSQVVKLGEVRLKAQQIPWQQRDHAWFVAYAPVEKPEIAVAAVVEHADGGGGAIAAPAVREVLETYFRLREQRSGRLYAQDRSAADRPL, from the coding sequence GTGATCCCGCTGGCGCAGCGCGAAACCCCGCTGGCCCTGCGCCGGCGCCTGGCCGGCTTCCTCGCCTTCGCCGTGCTCGGTCTGTGTGCCCTGCTCGGCCGGCTTTGGCTACTGCAGGTGATTCAGGGCGAGGAGAAACGCCTGCTCTCCGAGAACAACCGCATCCGGCTCCATCGCGTCCACGCCACGCGCGGCACGGTGCTTGATCGCAATGGCCAAGTGCTGGTCGACAGCCGCCCCTCGTTCGACGCCGTGTTGGTACCGGAGGATTCCTCGAACTTGGCGCTTACCATTGAGAACCTGGCGCAGCTTCTCGGCCAAGGGTCAGCAGACACCAACGCCGTCCTGCAGCAAGCGAAAGGGCGCCCGGCGTTTCAAGAGATCGTTGTCAAACGCGATGTCGATTGGAACGATCTGATCGCCATCGAGACCCATCAGCTCGATCTGCCCGGTGTCAGCCTCGCCATTACCCCGCGGCGCAGCTATCCCCTTGGCGGGTCACTGGCGCACTTGCTCGGCTACGTTGGCGAAGTCAGCGAGAAAGAGATGGCCGCCGATCCCCAGTACCGCATGGGCGACCTCATCGGCAAAACCGGCCTCGAGCGCGGCTGGGAGAAGCAACTGCGCGGTGTCAACGGCGGCCAACAGATCGAGGTCGACGCCGTCGGGCGCAAGCTGCGGGTGCTGCGCGAGGTCGAAGAGGTGCCGGGTAACACGGTGACGCTGACCGTTGACCTCGCGCTGCAACAGGCCACCGAGCAGGCGCTCGGCGATCGCGACGGTGCGATCGTTGCCCTCGACCCGAACACCGGCGAGATCCTAAGCTACGTCAATCATCCGTCTTACGATCCCAACGTCTTCGCCCACGGCATCTCCGCGCAGCAGTGGCGCGGATTCACGCAGGATGCCCACCATCCGCTCACCAACCGCGCGGTCCAGGGCCAGTACCCGCCCGGCTCGACGTTCAAGATCGTCATGGCCGTGGCCGCACTGGAGGAGGGGTTGGTCAACCCCTTCACTACCATCAACTGCGGCGGCGGGGTGCAGTTCGGCGGCCACTTCTTCCGCTGCTGGAAGAAGGGCGGCCACGGCGGGGTCAACCTGCACGAGGCGCTGGTGCAGTCGTGCGACGTGTTCTTCTATCAGCTGGCGCAGCGCATGAGCGTCGATACCATCGCCCGTTACGCACGTGCCTTCGGCCTCGGCTTACCTACCGGCATTGCGCTCGAACACGAGAAGGCGGGCACGATTCCCGATACCGCCTGGAAGCGGCGGCGCTTCGGCCAACCCTGGTACGCCGGCGAGACGCTCTCGGTCGCCATCGGACAAGGCTACGTCACGGCGACGCCGTTGCAGATGGCCAACTTGATCGCGACCATGGCCACCGGCGTCCGCTACCGCCCCTACTTCGTGAAGCACGTGGCCACGCTCGACGGCGATGTGCTCGAAGAAACCGAACCCGAGCGGGTGCAGGTCCTCAAGCTGCGCGAGACCACGCTCAAGCAAGTGCGTGATGCCCTGCGCGACGTGGTCCAGAGCGAGCGCGGCACGGGCAAGAAGGCCCGGCTCAAGCGCGTCGAGGCCGCCGGCAAGACCGGCACCTCACAGGTAGTGAAGCTGGGAGAGGTGCGGTTGAAGGCGCAGCAGATCCCCTGGCAGCAACGTGACCACGCTTGGTTCGTCGCTTACGCCCCGGTGGAGAAGCCGGAGATTGCGGTGGCCGCGGTCGTCGAGCACGCCGACGGCGGCGGTGGGGCGATCGCGGCGCCGGCGGTGCGCGAGGTGTTGGAAACTTATTTCCGGCTGCGCGAGCAGCGCAGCGGGAGGCTCTATGCTCAAGATCGATCGGCGGCTGATCGTCCACTTTGA
- the mreD gene encoding rod shape-determining protein MreD, translating into MRTFLTFVAAAGGALLLQTTVWHWLPLGGAIPDLLLVLCVYLGLHQHSVGGALGAFFLGYAQDSFSGGALGLNAFALSLIFMVVYLTSRRLWVDNAISKVVLVFLAVLIKTAAIIILLSIFLSTDGLWSTVVRHLPVEAAVAAVLSPAIFSLLAYGRQTSPAEDET; encoded by the coding sequence ATGCGAACGTTCTTGACCTTCGTTGCCGCCGCGGGTGGCGCGCTGCTGCTGCAAACCACCGTCTGGCATTGGCTGCCCCTCGGCGGCGCCATTCCCGACTTGCTGCTGGTATTGTGCGTCTACCTCGGCCTGCATCAGCACAGCGTGGGCGGCGCGCTCGGCGCCTTCTTCCTGGGCTACGCCCAGGACAGCTTCTCGGGTGGGGCACTTGGGCTCAATGCCTTTGCCCTGTCGCTGATCTTCATGGTGGTCTACCTGACCTCGCGCCGCCTGTGGGTGGATAACGCGATTTCGAAAGTGGTGTTGGTTTTTCTGGCGGTGCTGATCAAGACCGCGGCGATCATCATTTTGCTGAGCATCTTTCTGTCCACTGACGGGCTCTGGAGTACGGTGGTGCGCCATCTGCCGGTCGAGGCGGCGGTGGCCGCCGTGCTCAGCCCGGCCATTTTCAGTCTGCTCGCTTACGGCCGGCAGACCAGCCCGGCGGAGGACGAGACGTGA